From Macaca mulatta isolate MMU2019108-1 chromosome 3, T2T-MMU8v2.0, whole genome shotgun sequence, the proteins below share one genomic window:
- the STAG3 gene encoding cohesin subunit SA-3 isoform X1 produces the protein MQAGAAARRLGKEIWISIPTLQSSSSWPRSSSLSMSSPLQRAAGGAKTALSASSSSSASLPFDDRDSNHTSEGNSDSLLADEGSDFEDSLNRSVKKRAAKRPPKTTPVAKHPKKGSRVVHRHSRKQSEPPANDLFSAVKAAKSDMQSLVDEWLDSYKQDQDAGFLELVNFFIRSCGCKGTVTPEMFKKMSNSEIIQHLTEQFNEDSGDYPLTAPGPSWKKFQGSFCEFVRTLVCQCQYSLLYDGFPMDNLISLLTGLSDSQVRAFRHTSTLAAMKLMTSLVRVALQLSLHQDNNQRQYEAERNKGPGQRAPERLESLLEKRKELQEHQEEIEGMMNALFRGVFVHRYRDVLPEIRAICIEEIGCWMQSYSTSFLTDSYLKYIGWTLHDKHREVRLKCLKALKGLYGNRDLTARLELFTSRFKDRMVSMVMDKEYDVAVEAVRLLILILKNMEGVLTDADCESIYPVVYASNRGLASAAGEFLYWKLFYPECEIRTMGGRERRQSPGAQRTFFQLLLSFFVESELHDHAAYLVDSLWDCAGAQLKDWESLTSLLLEKDQNLGDVQESTLIEILVSSARQASEGHPPVGRVTGRKGLTSKERKTQADDRVKLTEHLIPLLPQLLAKFSADAEKVTPLLRLLSSFDLHIYCTGRLEKHLELFLQQLQEVVVKHAEPAVLEAGAHALYLLCNPEFTFFSRADFARSQLVDLLTDRFQQELEELLQSSFLDEDEVYNLAATLKRLSAFYNAHDLTRWELYEPCCQLLQKAVDTGEVPHQVILPALTLVYFSILWTLTHISKSDASQKQLSSLRDRMVAFCELCQSCLSDVDTEIQEQAFVLLSDLLLIFSPQMIVGGRDFLRPLVFFPEATLQSELASFLMDHVFIQLGDLGSGDSQEDHLQIERLHQRRRLLAGFCKLLLYGVLEMDAASDVFKHYNKFYNDYGDIIKETLTRARQIDRSHCSRILLLSLKQLYTELLQDHGPQGLNELPAFIEMRDLARRFALSFGPQQLQNRDLVVMLHKEGIKFSLSELPPAGSSDQPPNLAFLELLSEFSPRLIHQDKQLLLSYLEKCLQQVSQAPGRPWGPVTTYCHSLSPVENTAETSPQVLPSSKRRRVEGPAKHDREDVSSSQEESLKLNSIPPTPTLTSTAVKSRQPLWGLEEMEEEDDSELDFAQGSQPLAGTQRSRFLGPQYFQTPRNPSGPGLGNQLMRLSLMEENEEEELEIQDESSEERQDTDMQASSYSSPSERGLDLLDSTELDVEDF, from the exons ctGGATCTCCATACCTACCCTGCAGTCCTCATCGTCCTGGCCCCGTAGCTCCTCTCTAAGCATGTCCTCCCCACTGCAAAGAGCTGCGGGAGGTGCCAAGACGGCCTTGTCTGCGTCTTCTAGTTCCTCTGCCAGTCTACCCTTTGATGACAGGGACTCAAACCATACATCAGAGGG GAATAGTGACTCTTTGTTAGCTGATGAAGGCAGTGACTTTGAAGATAGCTTGAATCGCAGTGTGAAGAAGAGAGCAGCAAAACGACCACCGAAAACAACGCCG GTGGCAAAACATCCAAAGAAAGGGTCCCGAGTGGTACATCGTCATAGCCGGAAACAGTCAGAGCCACCAGCCAATGATCTTTTCAGTGCTGTGAAAGCCGCCAAAAGTGACATGCAG tctttGGTAGATGAGTGGCTGGATAGCTACAAGCAAGACCAGGATGCAGGATTTCTGGAGCTTGTTAACTTTTTCATACGATCTTGCGGATGTAAAG GCACCGTGACCCCTGAGATGTTCAAGAAGATGTCCAACTCAGAGATCATCCAGCACCTAACAGAGCAGTTTAATGAG GACTCAGGGGACTATCCTCTGACAGCTCCAGGTCCATCCTGGAAGAAGTTCCAGGGCAGCTTCTGTGAGTTTGTGAGGACACTGGTCTGTCAGTGCCAGTACAGCCTCCTCTACGATGGCTTCCCTATGGACAACCTCATCTCCCTGCTCACTGGCCTCTCAGACTCACAAGTCCGCGCCTTCCGTCACACTAGCACCCTGGCTG CCATGAAACTGATGACCTCCCTGGTAAGAGTTGCCCTCCAACTGAGTCTGCACCAAGATAACAATCAGCGTCAGTATGAGGCTGAAAGAAACAAGGGGCCAGGGCAGAGGGCACCTGAGCGGCTGGAGAGCCTGTTGGAGAAACGCAAAGAG CTCCAAGAGCATCAAGAGGAGATTGAGGGGATGATGAATGCCCTCTTCAGGGGTGTCTTTGTTCATCGGTACAG GGATGTCCTTCCTGAGATCCGTGCTATCTGCATCGAGGAAATTGGGTGTTGGATGCAAAGCTACAGCACTTCTTTCCTCACCGAcagctatttaaaatatattggttGGACTCTGCATGATAAG CACCGAGAAGTCCGCCTGAAGTGCCTGAAGGCCCTGAAAGGGCTGTATGGCAACCGGGACCTGACCGCACGTCTGGAGCTCTTCACCAGCCGCTTCAAG GACCGGATGGTTTCCATGGTCATGGACAAAGAGTACGATGTGGCAGTAGAGGCCGTCAGATTACTGATACTTATCCTTAA GAACATGGAAGGGGTGCTGACGGACGCAGACTGCGAGAGCATCTACCCCGTTGTGTATGCCTCTAATCGAGGCCTGGCCTCTGCTGCAGGCGAATTTCTGTACTGGAA ACTCTTCTACCCTGAGTGTGAGATAAGAACGATGGGTGGAAGAGAGCGACGCCAGAGCCCAGGCGCCCAGAGGACtttcttccagcttctgctgTCCTTCTTTGTGGAGAGTGAG CTCCACGACCACGCTGCTTACTTAGTAGACAGCCTGTGGGACTGTGCAGGGGCTCAGCTGAAGGACTGGGAGAGTCTGACAAGCCTGCTGCTGGAGAAGGACCAGA ACCTGGGTGATGTGCAGGAGAGCACACTGATAGAAATCCTTGTATCCAGTGCCCGGCAAGcttcagaggggcacccacctgtggGCCGGGTCACTGGGAGGAAG GGCTTAACCTCTAAGGAGCGCAAGACCCAAGCTGATGACAGGGTGAAGTTGACTGAGCACCTCATCCCCCTGCTGCCCCAGCTCCTGGCCAAG TTCTCAGCTGATGCAGAGAAGGTCACTCCCCTGCTCCGGCTTCTCAGCTCCTTTGACCTCCACATCTACTGCACTGGGCGCTTGGAGAAG CACCTGGAGCTGTTCCTGCAGCAACTCCAGGAGGTGGTGGTGAAGCATGCAGAGCCAGCGGTACTCGAGGCTGGGGCCCATGCCCTCTACCTGCTCTGTAATCCGGAATTCACTTTCTTCAGCCGGGCCGACTTTGCCCGCAGCCAACTAGTGGATCTGCTGACTGACCGCTTCCAGCAGGAGCTTGAAGAGCTGCTGCAG TCGTCCTTCTTAGATGAGGATGAGGTATATAATCTGGCAGCCACTCTGAAACGCCTCTCTGCCTTCTACAA CGCTCATGACCTGACTCGCTGGGAGCTCTATGAGCCATGTTGTCAACTCCTGCAGAAGGCTGTGGACACAGGAGAGGTTCCTCACCAG GTTATCCTGCCAGCCTTGACTCTTGTCTATTTTTCCATTCTCTGGACATTAACCCACATTTCTAAATCAGATGCTTCCCAG AAGCAGCTGTCGAGTTTGAGGGACAGAATGGTGGCCTTCTGTGAACTCTGCCAGAGTTGTCTCTCAGATGTGGATACTGAGATCCAGGAGCAG GCTTTTGTCTTATTAAGTGATCTACTTCTCATCTTTAGCCCTCAGATGATTGTCGGGGGCCGTGATTTCCTTAGGCCACTTGTCTTTTTTCCTGAAGCTACTCTCCAGTCTGAGCTAGCCAGCTTCCTCATGGACCACGTCTTCATCCAGCTGGGAGACCTGGGCAGTG GTGATTCCCAGGAGGATCATTTACAGATAGAGCGGCTACACCAGCGGCGCCGCCTCCTGGCTGGGTTCTGCAAGTTGTTGCTTTATGGGGTGCTGGAGATGGACGCAGCCTCAGATGTTTTCAAACACTACAACAAG TTCTACAATGACTATGGTGACATTATCAAGGAAACATTAACTAGAGCAAGGCAGATTGACCGAAGTCATTGTTCCCGAATCCTGCTGCTGAGCCTCAAGCAG CTGTACACAGAACTGCTGCAGGACCATGGGCCCCAGGGCCTGAATGAGCTTCCCGCCTTCATCGAGATGAGGGACCTGGCCCGGAGGTTTGCCTTGAGTTTTGGACCCCAGCAGCTGCAGAACCGTGACCTTGTGGTCATGCTACACAA GGAAGGCATCAAGTTCTCCTTGTCTGAGCTTCCTCCAGCTGGCTCCTCTGATCAGCCTCCAAATCTGGCATTCCTGGAGCTCCTTTCAGAGTTTTCCCCCCGACTCATCCATCAGGACAAACAGCTTTT ACTGTCCTACCTAGAAAAGTGCCTGCAGCAAGTCTCCCAGGCACCTGGCCGTCCCTGGGGCCCAGTCACCACCTACTGCCACTCCCTCAGCCCTGTGGAGAACACAGCAGAGACCAGCCCTCAGGTCCTCCCCAGCTCCAAAAGGAGGCGTGTTGAAG GGCCTGCCAAGCATGACAGAGAGGACGTCTCCTCATCCCAGGAAGAAAGTCTGAAGCTGAACAGCATCCCGCCCACGCCCACCCTCACCTCCACTGCCGTGAAGAGCAGGCAGCCCCTGTGGGGGCtggaagagatggaggaagaagaTGACTCAGAGTTGGATTTTGCCCAGGG CAGTCAGCCCCTCGCAGGCACCCAGAGGTCAAGGTTCTTGGGTCCACAGTATTTCCAGACTCCACGCAACCCTTCAGGTCCTGGTCTGGGCAACCAGCTGATGCG ACTCAGCCTTATggaagagaatgaggaagaagagtTAGAAATTCAGGATGAGTCGAGTGAAGAACGGCAGGATACAGACATG CAAGCAAGTAGCTACTCTTCCCCCAGTGAGCGTGGGCTGGACCTCTTAGATTCTACAGAGCTGGATGTTGAG GATTTCTGA
- the STAG3 gene encoding cohesin subunit SA-3 isoform X2, with product MQAGAAARRLGKEIWISIPTLQSSSSWPRSSSLSMSSPLQRAAGGAKTALSASSSSSASLPFDDRDSNHTSEGNSDSLLADEGSDFEDSLNRSVKKRAAKRPPKTTPVAKHPKKGSRVVHRHSRKQSEPPANDLFSAVKAAKSDMQSLVDEWLDSYKQDQDAGFLELVNFFIRSCGCKGTVTPEMFKKMSNSEIIQHLTEQFNEDSGDYPLTAPGPSWKKFQGSFCEFVRTLVCQCQYSLLYDGFPMDNLISLLTGLSDSQVRAFRHTSTLAAMKLMTSLVRVALQLSLHQDNNQRQYEAERNKGPGQRAPERLESLLEKRKELQEHQEEIEGMMNALFRGVFVHRYRDVLPEIRAICIEEIGCWMQSYSTSFLTDSYLKYIGWTLHDKHREVRLKCLKALKGLYGNRDLTARLELFTSRFKDRMVSMVMDKEYDVAVEAVRLLILILKNMEGVLTDADCESIYPVVYASNRGLASAAGEFLYWKLFYPECEIRTMGGRERRQSPGAQRTFFQLLLSFFVESELHDHAAYLVDSLWDCAGAQLKDWESLTSLLLEKDQNLGDVQESTLIEILVSSARQASEGHPPVGRVTGRKGLTSKERKTQADDRVKLTEHLIPLLPQLLAKFSADAEKVTPLLRLLSSFDLHIYCTGRLEKHLELFLQQLQEVVVKHAEPAVLEAGAHALYLLCNPEFTFFSRADFARSQLVDLLTDRFQQELEELLQSSFLDEDEVYNLAATLKRLSAFYNAHDLTRWELYEPCCQLLQKAVDTGEVPHQVILPALTLVYFSILWTLTHISKSDASQKQLSSLRDRMVAFCELCQSCLSDVDTEIQEQAFVLLSDLLLIFSPQMIVGGRDFLRPLVFFPEATLQSELASFLMDHVFIQLGDLGSGDSQEDHLQIERLHQRRRLLAGFCKLLLYGVLEMDAASDVFKHYNKFYNDYGDIIKETLTRARQIDRSHCSRILLLSLKQLYTELLQDHGPQGLNELPAFIEMRDLARRFALSFGPQQLQNRDLVVMLHKEGIKFSLSELPPAGSSDQPPNLAFLELLSEFSPRLIHQDKQLLLSYLEKCLQQVSQAPGRPWGPVTTYCHSLSPVENTAETSPQVLPSSKRRRVEGPAKHDREDVSSSQEESLKLNSIPPTPTLTSTAVKSRQPLWGLEEMEEEDDSELDFAQGQPLAGTQRSRFLGPQYFQTPRNPSGPGLGNQLMRLSLMEENEEEELEIQDESSEERQDTDMQASSYSSPSERGLDLLDSTELDVEDF from the exons ctGGATCTCCATACCTACCCTGCAGTCCTCATCGTCCTGGCCCCGTAGCTCCTCTCTAAGCATGTCCTCCCCACTGCAAAGAGCTGCGGGAGGTGCCAAGACGGCCTTGTCTGCGTCTTCTAGTTCCTCTGCCAGTCTACCCTTTGATGACAGGGACTCAAACCATACATCAGAGGG GAATAGTGACTCTTTGTTAGCTGATGAAGGCAGTGACTTTGAAGATAGCTTGAATCGCAGTGTGAAGAAGAGAGCAGCAAAACGACCACCGAAAACAACGCCG GTGGCAAAACATCCAAAGAAAGGGTCCCGAGTGGTACATCGTCATAGCCGGAAACAGTCAGAGCCACCAGCCAATGATCTTTTCAGTGCTGTGAAAGCCGCCAAAAGTGACATGCAG tctttGGTAGATGAGTGGCTGGATAGCTACAAGCAAGACCAGGATGCAGGATTTCTGGAGCTTGTTAACTTTTTCATACGATCTTGCGGATGTAAAG GCACCGTGACCCCTGAGATGTTCAAGAAGATGTCCAACTCAGAGATCATCCAGCACCTAACAGAGCAGTTTAATGAG GACTCAGGGGACTATCCTCTGACAGCTCCAGGTCCATCCTGGAAGAAGTTCCAGGGCAGCTTCTGTGAGTTTGTGAGGACACTGGTCTGTCAGTGCCAGTACAGCCTCCTCTACGATGGCTTCCCTATGGACAACCTCATCTCCCTGCTCACTGGCCTCTCAGACTCACAAGTCCGCGCCTTCCGTCACACTAGCACCCTGGCTG CCATGAAACTGATGACCTCCCTGGTAAGAGTTGCCCTCCAACTGAGTCTGCACCAAGATAACAATCAGCGTCAGTATGAGGCTGAAAGAAACAAGGGGCCAGGGCAGAGGGCACCTGAGCGGCTGGAGAGCCTGTTGGAGAAACGCAAAGAG CTCCAAGAGCATCAAGAGGAGATTGAGGGGATGATGAATGCCCTCTTCAGGGGTGTCTTTGTTCATCGGTACAG GGATGTCCTTCCTGAGATCCGTGCTATCTGCATCGAGGAAATTGGGTGTTGGATGCAAAGCTACAGCACTTCTTTCCTCACCGAcagctatttaaaatatattggttGGACTCTGCATGATAAG CACCGAGAAGTCCGCCTGAAGTGCCTGAAGGCCCTGAAAGGGCTGTATGGCAACCGGGACCTGACCGCACGTCTGGAGCTCTTCACCAGCCGCTTCAAG GACCGGATGGTTTCCATGGTCATGGACAAAGAGTACGATGTGGCAGTAGAGGCCGTCAGATTACTGATACTTATCCTTAA GAACATGGAAGGGGTGCTGACGGACGCAGACTGCGAGAGCATCTACCCCGTTGTGTATGCCTCTAATCGAGGCCTGGCCTCTGCTGCAGGCGAATTTCTGTACTGGAA ACTCTTCTACCCTGAGTGTGAGATAAGAACGATGGGTGGAAGAGAGCGACGCCAGAGCCCAGGCGCCCAGAGGACtttcttccagcttctgctgTCCTTCTTTGTGGAGAGTGAG CTCCACGACCACGCTGCTTACTTAGTAGACAGCCTGTGGGACTGTGCAGGGGCTCAGCTGAAGGACTGGGAGAGTCTGACAAGCCTGCTGCTGGAGAAGGACCAGA ACCTGGGTGATGTGCAGGAGAGCACACTGATAGAAATCCTTGTATCCAGTGCCCGGCAAGcttcagaggggcacccacctgtggGCCGGGTCACTGGGAGGAAG GGCTTAACCTCTAAGGAGCGCAAGACCCAAGCTGATGACAGGGTGAAGTTGACTGAGCACCTCATCCCCCTGCTGCCCCAGCTCCTGGCCAAG TTCTCAGCTGATGCAGAGAAGGTCACTCCCCTGCTCCGGCTTCTCAGCTCCTTTGACCTCCACATCTACTGCACTGGGCGCTTGGAGAAG CACCTGGAGCTGTTCCTGCAGCAACTCCAGGAGGTGGTGGTGAAGCATGCAGAGCCAGCGGTACTCGAGGCTGGGGCCCATGCCCTCTACCTGCTCTGTAATCCGGAATTCACTTTCTTCAGCCGGGCCGACTTTGCCCGCAGCCAACTAGTGGATCTGCTGACTGACCGCTTCCAGCAGGAGCTTGAAGAGCTGCTGCAG TCGTCCTTCTTAGATGAGGATGAGGTATATAATCTGGCAGCCACTCTGAAACGCCTCTCTGCCTTCTACAA CGCTCATGACCTGACTCGCTGGGAGCTCTATGAGCCATGTTGTCAACTCCTGCAGAAGGCTGTGGACACAGGAGAGGTTCCTCACCAG GTTATCCTGCCAGCCTTGACTCTTGTCTATTTTTCCATTCTCTGGACATTAACCCACATTTCTAAATCAGATGCTTCCCAG AAGCAGCTGTCGAGTTTGAGGGACAGAATGGTGGCCTTCTGTGAACTCTGCCAGAGTTGTCTCTCAGATGTGGATACTGAGATCCAGGAGCAG GCTTTTGTCTTATTAAGTGATCTACTTCTCATCTTTAGCCCTCAGATGATTGTCGGGGGCCGTGATTTCCTTAGGCCACTTGTCTTTTTTCCTGAAGCTACTCTCCAGTCTGAGCTAGCCAGCTTCCTCATGGACCACGTCTTCATCCAGCTGGGAGACCTGGGCAGTG GTGATTCCCAGGAGGATCATTTACAGATAGAGCGGCTACACCAGCGGCGCCGCCTCCTGGCTGGGTTCTGCAAGTTGTTGCTTTATGGGGTGCTGGAGATGGACGCAGCCTCAGATGTTTTCAAACACTACAACAAG TTCTACAATGACTATGGTGACATTATCAAGGAAACATTAACTAGAGCAAGGCAGATTGACCGAAGTCATTGTTCCCGAATCCTGCTGCTGAGCCTCAAGCAG CTGTACACAGAACTGCTGCAGGACCATGGGCCCCAGGGCCTGAATGAGCTTCCCGCCTTCATCGAGATGAGGGACCTGGCCCGGAGGTTTGCCTTGAGTTTTGGACCCCAGCAGCTGCAGAACCGTGACCTTGTGGTCATGCTACACAA GGAAGGCATCAAGTTCTCCTTGTCTGAGCTTCCTCCAGCTGGCTCCTCTGATCAGCCTCCAAATCTGGCATTCCTGGAGCTCCTTTCAGAGTTTTCCCCCCGACTCATCCATCAGGACAAACAGCTTTT ACTGTCCTACCTAGAAAAGTGCCTGCAGCAAGTCTCCCAGGCACCTGGCCGTCCCTGGGGCCCAGTCACCACCTACTGCCACTCCCTCAGCCCTGTGGAGAACACAGCAGAGACCAGCCCTCAGGTCCTCCCCAGCTCCAAAAGGAGGCGTGTTGAAG GGCCTGCCAAGCATGACAGAGAGGACGTCTCCTCATCCCAGGAAGAAAGTCTGAAGCTGAACAGCATCCCGCCCACGCCCACCCTCACCTCCACTGCCGTGAAGAGCAGGCAGCCCCTGTGGGGGCtggaagagatggaggaagaagaTGACTCAGAGTTGGATTTTGCCCAGGG TCAGCCCCTCGCAGGCACCCAGAGGTCAAGGTTCTTGGGTCCACAGTATTTCCAGACTCCACGCAACCCTTCAGGTCCTGGTCTGGGCAACCAGCTGATGCG ACTCAGCCTTATggaagagaatgaggaagaagagtTAGAAATTCAGGATGAGTCGAGTGAAGAACGGCAGGATACAGACATG CAAGCAAGTAGCTACTCTTCCCCCAGTGAGCGTGGGCTGGACCTCTTAGATTCTACAGAGCTGGATGTTGAG GATTTCTGA